In Xanthomonas sp. SI, the following are encoded in one genomic region:
- a CDS encoding translocation/assembly module TamB domain-containing protein: MSATGPATPAPPPPRRPRFYRRKRFWWGSGLTIAGLSLLTLLALYWLLQTVAGRDVLLAQIVARLPAGSSLTWERAEGPLAGPLTLYNLDFRYDQIHFTAERAYLDPDIRPLLGRKLQLDTLQLKNATLNLAKSDEPFELPSWPQSLPQIEVPLALQADRILIDGLRITQAQQPMIDIHTLRGGIEVANGEFRARQLLVSSDRGDFRVDGDYVPAQDYKANLTASAVLPAARGRTPARLGLVARGNLDKMEVAIAGNAPAPLRTTLVFTGRTDPTWQFAASSKALDPSLFVPPGDAAAPASEPIAFDLSASGKGGDAKLQGQLAYGAQKLTLDPSNVRLDNQVLTVAPLQLRAFDGQARLRGTADFRDPNNATFRFSVNASGLNFATAPDPSTPDAPAVPIKLVDANLGLAGTLQQWATYGEATVARGKDSAELHLDVRGNDQRAQLAQVQAKMPSGTLDLGGEVAWAPELSWDLNAKLAGFDPGYFAPGWDGNLSGQFASKGKQLPAHADGSAAGYQASLDVPRLNGKLRSRPLDANGKFALQGEQGEGKLQLALGDSRVQAQGKVGDQLDIDAQLQPLQLADLLPGATGSLRGSVQVKGRRDAPDLTADLTGNGLKWDSYGADSVSLRGRLPWRGSGGELALRGSAISAGVVLETLRVDARGAVENLQLDADTHNDMGALAFAGQLRRDGARWQGGLNTLRVAPAKGEPWQLRQPATFAIAGSAFTLSDTCLGASGGGALCLAANWPKQGLTVRGDALPLSLVQPWLPPNSGRKMYLRGELTLDGSFKPAGNAWQGSLRLASPEGGLRLGDNARGELVRYDQFSFVTDFTAQHIHSKLGVGFKGDGFIDATVDTGWDAYAPLTGEIYMNMSRLYWMELFSPDLVRPKGLVEGHVSLRGTRSQPSMGGNATLSDFTGELPALGLTLSEGKGRFDAQPDGSARIVASVKSGEGTLNVDGGLSWYGDTTPLQLNIRGTNVLVSNTAELRAVANPDLQFGIANKTMKLNGQVTVPSADIDLERLDRGTSVSEDVVVLDPADPEEAPSSPLEMDLRVVLGDQVKMAGFGLKGALTGAMQVRSRQGREMTATGGLDVSGQYKAYGQDLTITRGQLTWSNNIVSDPRINMRAQRKVGDVTAGIDVTGRATAPRADVWSDPSMSQSEAMSYLVLGRSLSNASSDEADQVTAAASALSAGSGILASQLGAKLGFDDAGVSQSRTLGGSVVGFGKYLSPKLYVSYGVSLVGSGSVLTLKYLLGRGFDAEVESSTVENRGSLNWRKEK; this comes from the coding sequence GTGAGCGCGACCGGCCCCGCCACGCCTGCACCGCCGCCGCCGCGTCGCCCGCGCTTCTACCGGCGCAAGCGCTTCTGGTGGGGCTCAGGACTGACCATTGCCGGGCTGAGTTTGCTGACCTTGCTGGCGCTGTACTGGCTGCTGCAGACCGTAGCCGGGCGCGATGTGCTGCTGGCGCAGATCGTGGCGCGGCTGCCGGCCGGCTCCTCGCTGACCTGGGAGCGTGCCGAAGGCCCGCTGGCCGGCCCGCTGACCCTGTACAACCTGGATTTTCGCTACGACCAGATCCACTTCACCGCCGAGCGCGCCTACCTGGATCCGGACATCCGCCCGCTGCTCGGGCGCAAGCTGCAGCTCGACACGCTGCAGCTGAAGAACGCCACGCTCAACCTGGCCAAGAGCGACGAACCGTTCGAGCTGCCGAGCTGGCCGCAGTCGCTGCCACAGATCGAAGTGCCGCTGGCGCTGCAGGCCGATCGTATCCTGATCGACGGACTGCGCATCACCCAGGCGCAGCAGCCGATGATCGACATCCACACGCTGCGCGGCGGCATCGAAGTGGCCAATGGCGAATTCCGCGCCAGGCAGCTGCTGGTGAGCAGCGACCGCGGCGATTTCCGCGTCGATGGCGATTACGTGCCGGCGCAGGACTACAAGGCCAACCTCACCGCCAGCGCGGTCCTGCCGGCCGCACGCGGACGCACCCCGGCGCGGCTGGGCCTGGTCGCGCGCGGCAACCTGGACAAGATGGAAGTGGCGATCGCCGGCAATGCGCCAGCGCCGCTGCGCACCACGCTGGTGTTCACCGGCCGCACCGATCCCACCTGGCAGTTCGCGGCGAGCAGCAAGGCGCTGGATCCATCGTTGTTCGTGCCGCCCGGCGACGCCGCAGCCCCCGCCAGCGAGCCGATCGCGTTCGACCTCAGCGCCTCTGGCAAGGGCGGCGACGCCAAGCTGCAAGGCCAGCTCGCGTACGGCGCGCAGAAGCTGACGCTGGACCCGTCCAACGTGCGCCTGGACAACCAGGTGCTCACTGTCGCGCCGCTGCAACTGCGTGCCTTCGACGGCCAGGCACGGTTGCGCGGCACGGCCGACTTCCGCGATCCGAACAACGCCACGTTCCGCTTCTCGGTCAACGCCAGCGGCCTGAATTTCGCCACCGCGCCGGATCCGTCCACGCCGGATGCGCCAGCCGTGCCGATCAAATTGGTCGACGCCAACCTCGGCCTGGCCGGTACGCTGCAGCAGTGGGCCACCTATGGCGAGGCCACGGTGGCGCGCGGCAAGGACAGCGCCGAACTGCACCTCGACGTGCGCGGCAACGACCAGCGCGCGCAGCTGGCGCAGGTGCAGGCGAAGATGCCCAGCGGCACGCTCGACCTCGGCGGCGAAGTGGCATGGGCGCCGGAACTGAGCTGGGATCTGAACGCCAAGTTGGCCGGCTTCGATCCCGGCTACTTCGCACCGGGCTGGGACGGCAACCTATCTGGTCAGTTCGCATCCAAGGGCAAGCAGTTGCCGGCGCATGCCGACGGCAGCGCCGCCGGCTACCAGGCCAGCCTCGACGTGCCGCGCTTGAACGGCAAGCTGCGCAGCCGCCCGCTCGACGCCAACGGCAAGTTCGCGCTGCAGGGCGAGCAGGGCGAAGGCAAGCTGCAACTGGCACTGGGCGACAGCCGCGTGCAGGCGCAGGGCAAGGTCGGCGACCAGCTCGACATCGATGCGCAACTGCAGCCGCTGCAACTGGCCGACCTGCTGCCCGGCGCCACCGGCAGCCTGCGCGGCAGCGTGCAGGTCAAGGGCCGCCGCGATGCGCCCGACCTCACCGCCGATCTCACCGGCAATGGCCTGAAGTGGGACAGCTACGGTGCCGACAGCGTCAGCCTGCGCGGGCGCCTGCCGTGGCGCGGCAGCGGCGGCGAACTGGCGCTGCGCGGCAGCGCGATCAGCGCCGGCGTGGTGCTGGAGACATTGCGCGTGGATGCGCGCGGCGCGGTGGAAAACCTGCAGCTCGATGCCGACACCCACAACGACATGGGCGCGCTCGCCTTCGCCGGGCAGCTGCGCCGCGACGGCGCGCGCTGGCAGGGCGGCTTGAACACGCTGCGGGTGGCGCCGGCCAAGGGCGAGCCGTGGCAACTGCGGCAACCGGCCACGTTCGCCATCGCCGGCAGCGCCTTTACGCTTTCCGATACCTGCCTCGGCGCGAGCGGCGGCGGCGCGTTGTGCTTGGCCGCCAACTGGCCCAAGCAGGGCCTGACCGTGCGCGGCGACGCGTTGCCGCTGTCGCTGGTGCAGCCGTGGCTGCCGCCCAACAGCGGCCGCAAGATGTACCTGCGCGGCGAACTCACCCTCGACGGCAGTTTCAAGCCGGCCGGCAACGCCTGGCAGGGGTCGTTGCGCCTGGCCTCGCCGGAAGGCGGCCTGCGCCTGGGCGACAACGCACGCGGCGAACTGGTGCGCTACGACCAGTTCAGTTTCGTCACCGACTTCACCGCCCAGCACATCCACTCCAAGCTCGGCGTCGGCTTCAAGGGCGACGGCTTCATCGACGCCACCGTCGATACCGGCTGGGATGCGTACGCGCCGCTCACCGGCGAGATCTACATGAACATGTCGCGGTTGTACTGGATGGAGCTGTTCTCGCCCGACCTGGTACGGCCCAAGGGCCTGGTCGAAGGCCACGTCAGCCTGCGCGGCACGCGCTCGCAGCCGTCGATGGGCGGCAACGCCACGCTCAGCGACTTCACCGGCGAATTGCCGGCGCTGGGCCTGACCCTGAGCGAAGGCAAGGGCCGTTTCGACGCGCAGCCGGACGGCTCGGCGCGCATCGTGGCTTCGGTCAAATCCGGCGAAGGCACACTCAACGTCGACGGCGGCCTGTCCTGGTACGGCGACACCACGCCGCTGCAGTTGAATATCCGCGGCACCAACGTGCTGGTGTCCAATACCGCCGAACTGCGCGCGGTGGCCAATCCGGACCTGCAGTTCGGCATCGCCAACAAGACCATGAAGTTGAACGGCCAGGTCACTGTGCCATCGGCGGACATCGACCTGGAGCGGCTGGACCGCGGCACTTCGGTATCCGAGGACGTGGTGGTGCTGGACCCGGCCGACCCGGAAGAAGCGCCGAGTTCGCCGCTGGAGATGGACCTGCGCGTGGTGCTCGGCGACCAGGTCAAGATGGCCGGCTTCGGCCTGAAGGGCGCCCTGACCGGCGCCATGCAGGTGCGCTCGCGCCAGGGCCGCGAGATGACCGCCACCGGCGGCCTGGACGTCAGCGGCCAGTACAAGGCCTACGGCCAGGACCTGACCATCACCCGCGGCCAGCTGACCTGGAGCAACAACATCGTCTCCGACCCGCGCATCAACATGCGCGCGCAACGCAAGGTCGGCGACGTCACCGCCGGCATCGACGTCACCGGCCGCGCCACCGCCCCACGCGCCGACGTGTGGTCGGACCCGTCGATGTCGCAATCCGAAGCGATGTCGTATCTGGTACTCGGCCGCAGCCTCAGCAACGCCAGCAGCGACGAAGCCGATCAGGTCACCGCCGCCGCCAGCGCACTATCCGCGGGCAGCGGCATCCTCGCCTCGCAACTCGGCGCCAAGCTCGGCTTCGACGACGCCGGCGTCAGCCAGTCGCGCACCCTCGGCGGCTCGGTGGTCGGTTTCGGCAAATATCTGTCGCCGAAACTCTACGTCAGTTACGGCGTGTCGTTGGTTGGCAGTGGTTCGGTGTTGACCCTGAAATATCTGCTCGGCCGCGGTTTCGACGCGGAGGTGGAATCGAGCACGGTGGAGAATCGTGGGTCGCTTAATTGGCGGAAGGAGAAGTAG
- a CDS encoding autotransporter assembly complex family protein, protein MRSIPRLALLLSLLSLAGFVQARGTIEKVQIQGLDKDDDAAMIENIEVSLSLYQTIGKVQGESRLEYLLSQAERQTRQALEPFGYYTPTITVEAPRNDDKLTVTLHVDKGEPVRVRNFHVGITGPAEDDSYLGEDLQKFHPKADEVFDHTTYETSKVAITRRLAERGYFDADFTQRRVEVTRADHAADIDLSWDSGRRYNMGAIRFHQDYFNQDLFDPLVYWDEGSYYHEGKLDRLRESLVKLDYFSTVDIQPKPEEADADGNVPVDVNLTRAKRSIYTSGISYGSESGAGVRLGVDRRYVNARGHKLSTQLDYAQKRKSLITSYRVPAFRWLDGWYTASMRAYDEQTDYIDLRNLKLTGSRSGEINEHWIAIASLNALRERWRYATDEVFDNALYQYSTLVYPQIEADYVGVDDKAFPRKGFSGNLSLRAGAEGLGSDASFTQAHMRLSWFQGLGDNSRLLLRGEAGSTWTNALVAMPPSLRFFAGGDNSIRGYAFREVGPRTAKPDRFALGAKHVLTGSAEYEHYFKGGPWGGAVFVDSGSAFDDTPDWHTGVGFGVRWRSPVGPVRVDIAHGLNDPDSQFQLYLNIGANL, encoded by the coding sequence ATGCGATCCATCCCCCGCCTCGCCCTGCTCTTGTCCTTGCTGTCGCTGGCCGGCTTCGTCCAGGCGCGCGGCACGATTGAAAAAGTCCAGATACAAGGCCTGGACAAGGACGACGACGCGGCGATGATCGAGAACATCGAAGTCTCGCTGTCGCTGTACCAGACCATCGGCAAGGTCCAGGGCGAATCGCGGCTGGAATACCTGTTGAGCCAGGCCGAGCGGCAGACCCGGCAGGCGCTGGAGCCGTTCGGCTACTACACCCCGACCATCACCGTCGAGGCGCCGCGCAACGACGACAAGCTGACCGTCACCCTGCACGTGGACAAGGGCGAGCCGGTGCGGGTGCGCAACTTCCATGTGGGCATCACCGGGCCGGCCGAGGACGACAGCTACCTGGGCGAGGACCTGCAGAAGTTCCATCCCAAGGCCGACGAGGTCTTCGACCACACCACCTACGAGACCAGCAAGGTCGCCATCACCCGGCGCCTGGCCGAGCGCGGCTACTTCGATGCCGACTTCACCCAGCGCCGGGTCGAGGTGACCCGCGCCGACCATGCCGCCGACATCGACCTGAGCTGGGACAGCGGCCGCCGCTACAACATGGGTGCGATCCGCTTCCACCAGGACTATTTCAATCAGGACCTGTTCGATCCGCTGGTGTACTGGGACGAAGGCAGCTACTACCACGAAGGCAAGCTGGACCGGCTGCGCGAGTCGCTGGTCAAGCTCGACTATTTCAGCACCGTCGACATCCAGCCCAAGCCCGAAGAGGCCGATGCCGACGGCAACGTGCCGGTCGACGTGAACCTGACCCGCGCCAAGCGCAGCATCTACACCAGCGGCATCAGCTACGGCAGCGAGAGCGGCGCCGGCGTGCGCCTGGGCGTGGACCGCCGCTACGTCAACGCGCGCGGGCACAAGCTCAGCACCCAGTTGGACTATGCGCAGAAGCGCAAGAGCCTGATCACCAGCTACCGGGTGCCGGCGTTCCGCTGGCTCGACGGCTGGTACACCGCCTCGATGCGTGCCTACGACGAGCAGACCGACTACATCGACCTGCGCAACCTCAAGCTCACCGGCAGCCGCAGTGGCGAGATCAACGAACACTGGATCGCGATCGCCTCGCTCAATGCGCTGCGCGAGCGCTGGCGCTACGCCACCGACGAGGTGTTCGACAACGCGCTGTACCAGTACTCCACGCTGGTCTATCCGCAGATCGAAGCCGACTACGTGGGCGTGGACGACAAGGCATTCCCGCGCAAGGGCTTCAGCGGCAACCTCAGCCTGCGCGCCGGCGCCGAAGGGCTGGGCTCGGACGCCAGCTTCACCCAGGCGCACATGCGCCTGAGCTGGTTCCAGGGATTGGGCGACAACAGCCGCCTGCTCCTGCGCGGCGAAGCCGGCAGTACCTGGACCAATGCGCTGGTGGCGATGCCGCCGAGCCTGCGTTTCTTCGCCGGCGGCGACAACAGCATTCGCGGCTACGCATTCCGCGAAGTCGGCCCGCGTACCGCCAAGCCTGACCGCTTCGCACTCGGCGCCAAGCACGTGCTCACCGGCAGCGCCGAATACGAGCACTACTTCAAGGGCGGGCCGTGGGGCGGCGCGGTGTTCGTCGACAGCGGCAGCGCCTTCGACGATACCCCCGACTGGCACACCGGCGTCGGCTTCGGCGTGCGCTGGCGCTCGCCGGTGGGACCGGTGCGGGTGGACATCGCGCATGGCCTGAACGATCCGGACTCGCAGTTCCAGCTCTATCTCAACATCGGAGCCAACCTGTGA
- a CDS encoding GNAT family N-acetyltransferase: protein MSTVIETARLRLRWLEPDRDAAAMLALLNDPGFLAHIGDRGVRDEAQARRYLADGAVLSYAQNGFGLYAAERRDDGAWLGVAGLVLRPTLPCPDLGYALLQPYEGHGYASEAARAVLAYAQDTLALPRLCAIVAPDNARSTRLLEALGFAAQGRMRIAADAHEVELYARDLSASNERAGN from the coding sequence GTGTCCACCGTGATCGAAACCGCGCGCCTGCGCCTGCGCTGGCTGGAGCCGGACCGCGACGCCGCGGCGATGCTGGCGTTGCTCAACGATCCCGGCTTCCTGGCCCATATCGGCGACCGCGGCGTGCGCGACGAAGCCCAGGCGCGCCGCTACCTCGCCGACGGCGCGGTGCTCAGCTACGCCCAGAACGGCTTTGGCCTGTATGCCGCGGAACGCCGCGACGACGGCGCCTGGCTCGGCGTGGCCGGCTTGGTGCTGCGTCCCACCCTGCCCTGCCCGGACCTGGGCTATGCCCTGTTGCAGCCTTACGAAGGCCACGGCTATGCCAGCGAAGCCGCGCGCGCTGTGCTGGCTTACGCGCAAGACACCCTGGCGCTGCCGCGCCTGTGCGCGATCGTGGCGCCGGACAACGCCCGCTCGACGCGGCTGCTGGAGGCACTGGGCTTCGCCGCGCAGGGCCGCATGCGGATCGCCGCGGATGCGCACGAGGTCGAGCTGTACGCACGCGACCTGTCTGCCTCGAACGAACGAGCGGGGAATTGA
- a CDS encoding DinB family protein produces MDALESLQLLARYNQWMNERLYAAAATLPEQAVAQPRGAFFGSLLGTLNHLVVADTIWLQRFAKHPAQYPALTAIAAAPIPAALDAVQATTLAALLTKRQALDATIATWMAQVSAADLDITLHYRNTRGDAHRRRFGDVLLHFFNHQTHHRGQATTLLNQAGAEVGVTDLLMLIPQMEIE; encoded by the coding sequence GTGGACGCCCTGGAATCGCTGCAATTGCTGGCGCGCTACAACCAATGGATGAACGAGCGCCTTTATGCGGCCGCAGCGACCCTGCCGGAACAGGCCGTCGCACAGCCGCGTGGTGCTTTCTTCGGCTCGCTGCTGGGCACGCTCAACCACCTGGTGGTGGCCGATACGATCTGGCTGCAGCGTTTCGCCAAGCATCCGGCGCAGTACCCGGCACTGACCGCGATCGCCGCCGCTCCGATTCCCGCCGCGCTGGATGCAGTGCAAGCCACGACCCTGGCTGCGCTATTGACCAAACGCCAGGCGCTGGACGCCACCATCGCCACCTGGATGGCGCAGGTAAGCGCCGCGGACCTGGACATCACGCTGCACTACCGCAACACCCGCGGCGACGCCCATCGCCGGCGCTTCGGCGATGTGTTGCTGCATTTTTTCAATCACCAGACCCACCACCGCGGCCAGGCCACCACCCTGCTCAACCAGGCCGGCGCGGAGGTGGGCGTGACCGATCTGCTGATGTTGATTCCGCAGATGGAGATCGAATGA
- a CDS encoding DUF480 domain-containing protein, with protein sequence MTDTSAPLVLSAVEARALGCLIEKEATTPDAYPLTVNATVVAANQKTSREPVMSLSPGDVQHALRQLEGRGIARQQFSSRAVRYEHRLAAALDLTQQQVILIGLLLLRGPQTANELLARAERMARFADAEDVRHQLERLAQRQLAVQLPRASGQREDRYMHLLGGPIDAEALAATFKARPAASGNDELEARVQALEAEVAELREIAAALQAQSGTA encoded by the coding sequence ATGACCGACACTTCCGCACCCCTTGTTCTCTCCGCCGTCGAAGCCCGCGCGCTGGGCTGCCTGATCGAAAAAGAAGCCACCACGCCGGATGCGTATCCGCTCACGGTCAATGCGACGGTAGTGGCCGCCAACCAGAAGACTTCGCGCGAGCCGGTGATGTCGCTGAGTCCGGGCGATGTGCAACATGCGCTGCGCCAGTTGGAAGGGCGGGGGATTGCGCGGCAGCAGTTCTCTTCGCGCGCGGTGCGCTACGAGCATCGCCTGGCGGCGGCATTGGATCTGACCCAGCAGCAGGTGATCCTGATCGGGCTGCTGTTGCTGCGCGGCCCGCAGACGGCGAACGAGCTGCTGGCACGGGCCGAGCGCATGGCGCGGTTCGCCGATGCCGAGGACGTGCGCCACCAGTTGGAGCGCCTGGCACAGCGTCAGTTGGCGGTGCAGTTGCCGCGCGCCAGCGGCCAGCGCGAGGATCGCTACATGCATCTGCTCGGTGGGCCTATCGATGCCGAAGCGTTGGCGGCGACGTTCAAGGCGCGCCCGGCGGCATCCGGCAACGACGAGCTGGAAGCGCGGGTACAGGCGCTGGAGGCCGAGGTGGCGGAGCTGCGCGAGATCGCCGCCGCATTGCAGGCGCAGAGCGGTACGGCATAG
- a CDS encoding alginate lyase family protein has product MSFAGLRASLAIAVLVLSPCAPAAAMQRLWPTEQQWRQLGTGSDAATAQLRLADAALQDTAHPIAALNTAGRLKGDPVKASTEASLGDMRKIQALAVAYALTGEERYATKAGDYLGRWAAMNQPTGQPIDETGLEPAIFAYRIVRKELPAGTRHDVDDWMRRIARAEIASRDIKRKTATNNWHSHRLKTVGLIGIALDDDALIAYARDGFKQQIGDNLRPDGQSIDFIERDALSYHVYDLRPLVTLALAFSERGDDLYQWQARNGASLAHSVQWLLPYLRGDKTHAEFVGSDVAFDKARSRNGEAGHVVGSVYAPRDALPLLSLTAAYDAESARLATQFGSDTADLRLALSLLPTRSLSSAM; this is encoded by the coding sequence ATGTCTTTCGCCGGGTTGCGAGCTAGCCTAGCCATCGCCGTCCTCGTCCTGTCGCCATGCGCGCCGGCCGCTGCGATGCAGCGCCTTTGGCCGACCGAGCAGCAATGGCGCCAACTCGGAACCGGCAGCGACGCGGCTACCGCGCAACTGCGCCTGGCTGACGCGGCGCTGCAAGACACTGCGCACCCCATCGCCGCGCTGAACACCGCCGGCCGGCTGAAAGGCGACCCCGTCAAGGCAAGCACCGAAGCGAGCCTTGGCGACATGCGCAAGATCCAGGCGCTGGCCGTGGCCTATGCCCTGACCGGCGAGGAGCGCTATGCAACGAAAGCCGGCGACTATCTCGGCCGATGGGCCGCAATGAACCAGCCTACCGGTCAACCCATCGACGAGACCGGCCTGGAGCCGGCGATCTTTGCCTACCGCATCGTCAGGAAGGAATTGCCCGCAGGCACCCGCCATGACGTCGACGACTGGATGCGGCGTATTGCGCGCGCCGAGATCGCGTCGCGCGATATCAAGCGCAAGACCGCCACCAACAACTGGCATAGCCATCGCTTGAAGACCGTCGGCCTGATCGGCATCGCGCTGGACGACGACGCATTGATCGCCTATGCCAGGGATGGATTCAAGCAACAGATCGGCGACAACCTGCGACCGGATGGTCAGAGCATCGACTTCATCGAGCGCGATGCGCTGTCCTACCATGTCTATGACCTGCGCCCCCTGGTGACGCTCGCCTTGGCTTTCTCCGAGCGTGGCGACGACTTGTATCAATGGCAGGCGCGCAACGGCGCCTCGCTCGCGCACAGCGTGCAATGGCTGCTGCCCTACCTGCGCGGCGACAAAACCCATGCCGAATTCGTGGGCAGCGACGTCGCCTTCGACAAGGCCCGCTCGCGCAACGGCGAAGCGGGCCATGTGGTCGGCAGCGTCTACGCCCCGCGCGACGCATTGCCGTTGCTGTCGTTGACGGCCGCCTACGATGCCGAGAGCGCGCGCCTGGCGACGCAGTTCGGTAGCGACACGGCGGACCTGCGCCTGGCCTTGAGTTTGCTGCCGACGCGATCGCTGTCCAGCGCCATGTAG